GAAGGAAGTTTAAAAATAGAATGTTTATAAATAGACATTCTGCTAGTTTTAGTGGGATCATCTTGGAATATTAGTTTGTTTGTGGTGACTGGGTTATCCAGTAGGAAAGGAGACAACTCCTTTGAGTAATCTGTTTTGCTTCATTTGGTCCAGTAATAAATTCAGGGGTGAACCTTTTTCtgtagtttttcttttcttgatcCCTGAGAATCCAACAGTTACCCTATAATAGGAAGGCTGAATCATGTGAATTGCGTGACAAAGATTAAAAATGTCACCATTCCCTTTCAACTTCTACTCTCAAAGGTAACAAgtaatatatttgtatattatatTTGTACTTGGAAAATTCAACCACATTGTTCAATCCTTTGGGCTGAAATGCAGTGAAACAACCATTCTATTTTCTGTTGTCACACCTCCCCTAAAAAATATGTGTACTTAATAGTGTATGTTGACGAAATATTCATTATAGGGAATGATAGTGTTAGAATATATCAGTTAAAGGAACATCTATGCAATCATTTTCGGATTAAGGATCTTGGAAGTCTCAAATATTTTTGGGCATAAAAGTAGCCCAATCAAAGGAAGGAGTTGTAATCtctcaaaggaaatatgctCTTAACATCCTAAAAGAGACAGGTATGATTTACGGTAAACCAATGGATTGTCCTATGGATCCAAATCAGAAATGAATGGTCGAACAGAAAAAAAGCTTTCTCTGATCCAGAAAGATATAAAAGACTAGTTGGAAAACTTATTTATCTCACTATAGAATAAATAGTCTTAAATAGAATTTATTATAAAGTTATGTGTTTTGTGTTGTACATAGTTCCTAGATACATCTTTTCATATTCTCTTATCTTCCCTCATACATTGTATCTAATGTATCCAAAGCTATTATAAATGAGATCCTAAGAGAGGGAAATTCACTCTCTCAAATTCATTCTCTActcttttgtgtttttctcaAGTGATGACTTAAAAAGAGGGATAATGGGTATCATCTACAGGACCCACACTTCAAAAAGCTGTAATCCTCATCAGTATTTTGACATGCAGTTGTGATAAGGAACAATTATATACACAACATTTTAGAGAAACCgcattaagcaacaattaaggCATATTTCTTACCCCATATTCATCCATGAGGTCAACCAGAAAATCAGTGAGTCCAGCAACAGATATTGACGGCTGAGATCCTTCAGAGTCGGGGGAAGAAATTATGCTATCAAGATCATCAAAGATGACCACAGAAGGAGCATGGTTTAAAGCTTCAGTTACATGGTTTGCAAGTTCTTGGCGAATAACCGGGACCTTCTCAAGGGCAAGTTTTGAGCAGGAAATAAAAATTCTGCATAACATTGAAAGCTGAAATTATCAAATCTCAACAGGAGCCATTGAAAACTACAATAATTGGGAAAATCACAAAGGAACAACCAAATTagaattaatattaatacatGTGTGCAAAGATGTCCTCACGGTTCTCAAGGGATTTTGCCACAGTTCTTGCTAATAAAGTTTTACCGGAGCCCTGGggaaaatatttaaatgtcAAATGCATTGATAATTCACTTGTCAGATTGATAACTTTCTTTTGTGGCCAGATCAACAATATGGAGGTAGATATGAAAGAATCACTACACGTAATGTGAAATCTTAAGTACAAGTACAGGTATTTATACAAACTCAGTATCTTGCATAGCAAGCTATGCTGACTAGACTACAGCTTATCTACCTAACTAACTAACTAACAGTCGGCATAACTAATTGCAGTTAGTTAACTAGTTACTAACAAATACTAAGTGATTACAACTTTAAACTATTCTATACACTGTCACTGTCAACTTTAAAGATTTCTTCGTATGTTTtccaatttaaattttattgttatcAAGTAATTACATCATAAGCACTTTCACAGGCTACAGCATCTTTAATCAGTCAAGTTATCAATATATCCTAAATTGAACATATACTTCAGCCAAAATTGAGAGTGAGCAATGAAAGTGAAAAATGGAGTCTCAGGAGAAGAATAGAACTTGGGTGTATGCAATGAAGTATTATGCAGATAGTCATCAAAAAAGTACAAGGCATGGTTGGACAACAAAAATGTACTAATGGAGTTAATTACCTAGAAAACCTTTCTCCATTGAACCATCGAGCAATGAGAATCTATAGTTAGTCATTCATTGTTGGAAAttccacatcaactagagatatagtcaaattatagtatataatataagtgggtgcaaatttCACATTAAGttagttttataaggttgagttcaAAAGTGGGTTACACAACCATAACAGAAAATAGAAACTCTAACTCCCAACATTAAGTTGAAAACTGAATGTGTACAACACTAATAACACTTAAATGTTGGGTTTGGAAGATTGGGTAGACTGATTAAAAGAAAACTGCAATGGTTGATGTGTTGTAGGGTCATATAGGACAAGTGATTCTTGAGCTTGATAGGATGAATCAGCGCGATAGAAATATTAGTTGTGTGCCCATATTTGAGACAAATTTGGCATTGAAAGTTGGCAAAACAGCCACCACAACCACCACAACTTCGAGCACCTCAATCAGAAAAAGAGTGACTAAAATTTCCACAAAAATTGTTGCTGCATACTTGCAATCTTGCAGATGATGGGTTTTCGTAGGAATTAGAGTAAATTACCGGAGGAGGGAAGAATTTCTTCTGAAAACGATTAGTGTAGGATTCATGGGCAAAAAGAAGAGCCTCAACTTCTGAGATTGGAGGTGTTTCAAACTTGCTTTCATTAACAGAAACAACTAGTGCATACTCTTGTGGAAGACCTTCAAGAATAGCATCAAAAATATTCATCATTCTTGACAAGACAGTTGAATCCAACAAGTTCATCTGCAATAGACTTAACCTGGCCCAAAAATTCCCGCATAGTCTTGTTTTCAACAGATTGAGCACGAAGATCAGTGTGCAGTTGTCTGGCATGGACCTTGGTTTGACTAAGAAGTGATCATGAATCTATTCGCACACTTGATAAGAATGAAAAAGTCCACGAACACGAGACATGATAGTCTTTGATAGAGCCGATGGAAGCCAAGAAAGCAAGATTTGATCTTGAACCTCCCATTCTTCATATGCTGGATTGATTGTTCCAAAGGCGCAATCATCATCAGAAAGAAAACATGGAGGTATCACAGGATTAACAACAAATCTGTGAAGTCTATGTGACGTTATCACAGGTTCAACTTGTTTCCAATGGAGATAATTGGAATCATCAAGTTTTTCAGCTATTGCATTTGGAAAAAACTAGGAAGCAGATGGGAGGGAGCTTGAATTGACCATTGCAGACCAGatctatgctcatgataccatattatattttgatattaatGAAACAAAGAAAAAGCTTTAACAGAAGATGAACTAAATATTATTTCACTTGTGTGTAAAGAGTACATAAGCAAAGTCTATACATAGACTCAAAAGTGGTTACataaccataacagaaaacatAAACACTAACTCCCAACATTCAGTTGAAAAACTGAATGTGTACAACACTAACAAATTCGACAAAAAGTCCACATTCTAAAAGCCATATATGTTTTATATTGAACTTACGAAAGTTTATGTTGTACTCACAGGAGGTCCGTATATCAGAACATGTCCAGGGAGTGGTAAGTTGTGTGAGCCAAACCACAAACCAGATGCAGAACATAACAATACCAACATTCCTGCAGTCAGCAAAAGCAACAAGTTAAGTATCACTAAAAAAGCACCCCATTGCGAAAGAATGCAATTGATATTTAggtgaataaaataaattaatgagTAGCAGCATCAAGAAAGAAAACAGATGAATCCAGCATACCTCAAAAGAAATTCTAACAAACCTTTGAATGGGTTATCCATATTAACAGTCCAAAATAACTAGGACAAAATTAGGGAATCTTACACAACAAATAAGTTCAACAGATAAAACAGGTAGAACAGGATTAAAAACCACTGGACTCAATTAAAAACCAAATTAGCAGGGATATTATTCACATGAGATCTCCCAAAACAATTTCCTCCAGTATCCTTCCTAACCAATCATAACAACATATGCAAAGGTTATTGCcatgtttaatttttatgtacAATTTTTCCTATCCTTTATTGCCAAGGGTTTTTTCTATCTTTGTACATATCATTTGGACATTTTCCTACTCGGCTTGGTACATCTATTAACAATAATGATAATGAAGGATCCTTTAAGATTTTATTGGGGAAAAAATGACCATGACAACAATCAATTGAAAAAGTAACAGACACTTCACCCCCTCCACCTCCACCCCAAAATAGACCTACTGTTGATAACATCATCCGCAGTTTTCTCCATCCAGCCAAGGGAAGATAGATTTGAACTAATGCGGTCTTCAGAGGCTCTCTCTACTATAGAAAGGAGAGACACAGGATCACACAATTTCATCCTTTCAAAAAACTTCAGGTCCACAATACTAATGTTATCGAGTTCTCCTCCAAGAGCAACATCATATGCATTAAGTTTCCCATTATGCAGATATTCTTCACCAAATGTCAATAAAAACAACATTTCAGCTGCCTTGCCACTGTTCTCTGAAAGACTATAGGCAAACTTAGCCTTCCCATTACTCTCAAGCTTGTGACAGCTTACTTCAAAATGAAGCAAGGTTTTATCACCCATAATCAATGAACTAACCTCCACACCTGAAATGGAAGTAATTGCCTTAAGTTGTGTGATATACCATAGTCGTACAAGACTCTGTAATCCCCTTTGATTGTGAGATTGATTGGTAGCCTCTTCCTCTGCTTTGTAATTGGATTCATCAGAGACAGCTTCAAGAACTTTATTTTGGATTGACCAATCTATAGAATCCACAAAGACACCTGATGTAGCTTTTGCTTGgacatttttatcaatgtgaTTATTGTGGCCATGAGAAACTTCTGGACCATCTTTCTCAACAGAATTCTCCTGCCTTAGTAGTTTGAATTGGCACGGAAAAAGAGAGGTTGAAGgaatatttttttccaaaataataTTGCATGCCTTCAAATAAACCCCTATTCAATCACAAAAGCAATATTCTTGTTAAAATCAGATATCAAAATTGAAGGAAGATAAATTTTCAATTGAAATATACATTGAACACTGAAAGAGTGTAAAAAATTCTTACAGAGATAGTAATCTTCATATCATTGGAAAATCTATAATTATACTCTTGCTAAAACCAACAAACCCACAAAAAAAGGAGCAAACCTCCATAGATCCTTCCACTATAATTTTCTTCAAAGGCCATATTTTATGTTTATGTACTTGGGCAAACCTACTGTGTTTCAAAATAACAAACAGCTTATTCCCTAATTGATGCATGACAGCTTGATGCACTGTCAAAATGCAATTAGAGACTGCTTGTCTCCTAACTATAGAAACAGATAACATAAACACCAAATATAAATACACTTAATAATAATTTGCGGGGTGCAAATACTccacataattaaatttattagaaaataacctgcaattgatttttaaatagaATGGATCAGGTAAGATGGATATTAGTTTAGAACAACTTACACGAACGTAGGCTAGCTCTCAAATAAAGGCGAAGAGACTTAGCTACCATCACATGTCCTTCAGCCACAGATTCTGAAATCATCAACTGAACAATTGCTTGTCGATATTCTGTCTTGTCAGTATATACATTTTCAACTTTGTTAGTAGTTGAACCACTTCTGTTTTTCATAATATTGGTTCTTGAAATATTAACATTCTCCTTGGATACTCTGGGTACTATCAAAACCAACTGAAGCATGTTGAATGAGTATTTATTGGCTGTTTCTGGGTGAACAAAAGCAACAGTAGTAAGCCCTACATTAAAGTCAACTCCTTTGACATGAGTACTCGTACAACATAATCCTTCTGGATCTTGTAAACGAAGCAGCATCTTAGAAGTGTGCTCTTTATTAGAGGAGTCTTGATGTGAATCTCCTGCTGAATCCAAACTCTTTTTGCGCCTTTTTGGAGCAACAGCAACTTCAGTTTCTTGCATTAGTTGTACTGACAAAGTCTCATGTGTTAGACCAATAATCAAAAGAA
The sequence above is a segment of the Phaseolus vulgaris cultivar G19833 chromosome 2, P. vulgaris v2.0, whole genome shotgun sequence genome. Coding sequences within it:
- the LOC137810884 gene encoding peroxisomal ATPase PEX1 isoform X2; the protein is MQETEVAVAPKRRKKSLDSAGDSHQDSSNKEHTSKMLLRLQDPEGLCCTSTHVKGVDFNVGLTTVAFVHPETANKYSFNMLQLVLIVPRVSKENVNISRTNIMKNRSGSTTNKVENVYTDKTEYRQAIVQLMISESVAEGHVMVAKSLRLYLRASLRSWVYLKACNIILEKNIPSTSLFPCQFKLLRQENSVEKDGPEVSHGHNNHIDKNVQAKATSGVFVDSIDWSIQNKVLEAVSDESNYKAEEEATNQSHNQRGLQSLVRLWYITQLKAITSISGVEVSSLIMGDKTLLHFEVSCHKLESNGKAKFAYSLSENSGKAAEMLFLLTFGEEYLHNGKLNAYDVALGGELDNISIVDLKFFERMKLCDPVSLLSIVERASEDRISSNLSSLGWMEKTADDVINRMLVLLCSASGLWFGSHNLPLPGHVLIYGPPGSGKTLLARTVAKSLENREDIFAHIIFISCSKLALEKVPVIRQELANHVTEALNHAPSVVIFDDLDSIISSPDSEGSQPSISVAGLTDFLVDLMDEYGEKRQKSCGFGPIAFIASIQSLEKIPQCLSSSGRFDFHIKLPAPAASERRAMLKHEIQRRHLRCDDDILLDVAVKCDGYDGYDLGILVDRTVHSAVHRFLQSCASVNVDESPAILREDFSQAMLDFLPVAMRDITKSASDDGRSGWDDVGGLVDIQNAIKEMIELPSKFPKVFAQAPLRLRSNVLLYGPPGCGKTHLVGAAATASSLRFISVKGPELLNKYIGASEQAVRDIFSKAAAAAPCLLFFDEFDSIAPKRGHDNTGVTDRVVNQFLTELDGVEILTGVFVFAATSRPDLLDAALLRPGRLDRLLFCDFPTWDERLEILSVLSRKLAMDKDIDLATIANMTEGFSGADLQALLSDAQLAAVHDVLDNVDALKPEKTPVITDALLKLTASKARPSVSEEEKRRLYNIYHQFLDSKRSVAAQSRDTKGKKATLA